In a genomic window of Callospermophilus lateralis isolate mCalLat2 chromosome 12, mCalLat2.hap1, whole genome shotgun sequence:
- the Zar1l gene encoding protein ZAR1-like, whose protein sequence is MERFVRLPYGLYQGYGNPLPLGQPALSGHKQFDWRQSMGPPTFLARPGLLVPANAPDYCVDPYKRAQLKAILAQMNPNLSIGLCKANTKEVGVQVSLRVDKSVQCSLGPRTLRSRSPWDRQPVTTWGVHSPVVSHRGLSLLRKDEEDGENKVLSGPAENSQQPPSTPRSEDDGQEELRGPEELGQEDAVCPRERKNRQAPGIATAEPLRKTNFQFLEPKYGYFHCKDCKTRWESAYVWCISGTNKVYFKQLCCKCQKSFNPYRVEAIHCQTCSKSRCSCPQKKRHIDLRRPHRQELCGRCKDKKFSCGNVYSFKCII, encoded by the exons ATGGAGCGCTTTGTCCGTCTTCCCTATGGCTTATACCAGGGCTATGGAAACCCACTGCCTTTGGGCCAACCGGCACTATCGGGGCACAAACAGTTCGACTGGAGGCAAAGCATGGGTCCCCCTACTTTCCTGGCCAGGCCAGGGCTGCTGGTGCCAGCGAATGCCCCAGACTACTGCGTGGACCCTTACAAGAGGGCTCAACTTAAGGCTATTCTTGCCCAGATGAACCCCAACTTAAGCATAGGGCTGTGCAAAGCCAACACTAAGGAAGTGGGCGTGCAGGTGAGCCTGCGGGTGGACAAGTCCGTGCAGTGCTCCCTGGGGCCTCGAACCCTGCGCAGCCGCTCCCCCTGGGACAGGCAACCAGTGACAACCTGGGGAGTACATTCGCCAGTGGTCAGCCACAGGGGATTGAGCCTACTGCGGAAGGATGAAGAAGATGGGGAAAACAAGGTGCTTTCAGGCCCTGCAGAGAACAGCCAGCAGCCACCATCAACGCCAAGGTCAGAAGATGATGGGCAGGAGGAACTCCGAGGACCAGAGGAATTGGGGCAGGAAGATGCAGTGTGTCCTCGGGAAAGAAAGAACAGGCAGGCGCCAGGAATTGCCACTGCAGAGCCTCTCCGGAAGACCAACTTCCAG TTTTTGGAACCAAAATATGGCTATTTTCACTGTAAAGACTGTAAGACCAGATGGGAGAGTGCTTATGTGTGGTGCATTTCTGGAACTAATAAG GTTTATTTCAAACAACTCTGTTGCAAGTGCCAAAAGAGTTTTAACCCTTATCGAGTAGAAGCAATCCACTGTCAG ACCTGTTCAAAGTCTCGTTGTTCCTGTCCTCAAAAGAAAAGACACATTGATCTAAGGAGGCCTCATCGACAGGAACTGTGTGGTCGCTGCAAAGACAAGAAATTCTCCTGTGGCAATGTTTACAGCTTTAAATGCATCATATGA